From one Archocentrus centrarchus isolate MPI-CPG fArcCen1 unplaced genomic scaffold, fArcCen1 scaffold_64_ctg1, whole genome shotgun sequence genomic stretch:
- the LOC115777673 gene encoding uncharacterized protein LOC115777673, whose translation MWKTKELVVDFCRCRHPPPSVSIQGTHTERVDSYKYLGVHMNNKLVWTDNTVALYKKGRRRLHILKKLRSFGVQGELLRTFYDSVVASAIFYGVVYWADTFSSRQVFVSVCLTVGGGYRIFGSGTKLSVTDEQVVKPVVSVYPAASRAHLEGSSSLLCVASAMFPPLVQFSWKRQKKNGGLEELPPAEGEQLELREPGHRASILLIPQNSTWKHSCSVKHEGGTVEAQTQEELPAPAASCPPEREPADLPALQPADWSFQSQCRVKLLCLLSTVLIVKSLVYCCGLSLLMILRNKGASTNCTHAD comes from the exons ATGTGGAAGACCAaagaactggtggtggacttctGCAGGTGCAGACATCCCCCTCCATCAGTGAGCATCCAGGGAACACATACTGAGAGAGTGGACTCttacaaatacctgggtgttcacatGAACAACAAACTGGTCTGGACTGACAATACTGTGGCTCTGTACAAGAAAGGACGGAGAAGGCTTCACATACTCAAGAAACTGAGGTCATTTGGAGTACAGGGGGAACTCCTGAGGACTTTCTATGACTcagtggtggcatcagccattttCTATGGAGTGGTCTACTGGG CTGACACATTCAGCAGCAGACAGGTTTTTGTATCAGTCTGTCTCACTGTGGGAGGAGGATACCGCATCTTTGGCTCTGGAACCAAACTGAGTGTAACAG ATGAGCAGGTAGTGAAGCCCGTGGTGAGCGTGTACCCAGCAGCATCCAGAGCCCACCTGGAGGGGAGCagctccctgctgtgtgtggcCTCAGCCATGTTTCCTCCTCTGGTCCAGTTCTCCTggaaaagacagaagaagaacGGCGGGCTGGAggagctgccccctgctgaGGGAGAGCAGCTGGAGCTCAGAGAGCCGGGACACAGAGCCTCCATCTTACTGATCCCTCAGAACagcacatggaaacacagctgCTCCGTCAAGCACGAGGGGGGCACAGTGGAGGCCCAAACACAAGAAG agCTTCCAGCTCCAGCAGCCTCCTGTCCTCCAGAGAGAGAGCCAGCAGACCTGCCAGCTCTGCAGCCAGCTGACT gGTCCTTCCAGTCTCAGTGCAGGGTGAAGCTGCTCTGCCTGCTGTCCACAGTGCTGATAGTGAAGAGTCTGGTGTACTGCTGTGGACTCTCTCTGCTGATGATCCTCAGAAACAAGGGAGCGTCCACCAACTGCACACATGCTGACTGA